In Fusarium oxysporum f. sp. lycopersici 4287 chromosome 12, whole genome shotgun sequence, one DNA window encodes the following:
- a CDS encoding hypothetical protein (At least one base has a quality score < 10), producing the protein MAPVTLSRPSTTGRSQHVTPPEEPRPLAEELQEVLIETDEEGDIKSPPIHLNSHEDEVKKLKKKLHNLGEQHNTLLDNAKNNAKIAQNRIEALEKKVADLAEIAESLGKTAENSQRLYKEHIEHTQALVATRKDPREILRPRQPNSFNGNADKLQGFLTSLRSYQMYYPI; encoded by the coding sequence ATGGCACCTGTTACTCTAAGCCGCCCTTCGACTACCGGACGTTCCCAGCACGTCACACCTCCTGAGGAACCTCGACCTCTTGCAGAGGAACTCCAGGAAGTCCTAATAGAAACGGACGAGGAAGGAGACATTAAGAGTCCTCCTATCCACCTAAACTCTCACGAAgacgaagtcaagaaactcaagaaGAAACTTCATAACCTGGGGGAGCAACACAATaccctcctggacaacgccaagaaCAACGCCAAAATCGCGCAGAACCGAATCGAGGCCTTAGAGAAAAAGGTAGCCGACCTCGCCGAAattgcagagtcactcggaaaaacaGCCGAAAACAGTCAGAGGCTatacaaggaacatatcgaacaTACCCAAGCCCTCGTTGCTACCAGAAAAGACCCTAGAGAGATCCTTCGACCTCGTCAGCCTAATTCTTTCAATGGCAACGCCGACAAATTGCAAGGATTCCTTACTAGCCTCCGGAGCTACCAGATGTACTATCCAATTTAG
- a CDS encoding cytochrome P450 oxidoreductase — MLTVQLFWVALAAIFVRLLFTGRRPKNYPPGPPTLPILGNIHLMPTKDAHLQFRKWADEYGPVYSLILGTKPFIVLSSAQAVKDLLDKKSALYSDRQEMYVGQILGSGGLRLLMMGYGPTWRSFRKLVHSLLNVTTARSYVPYQDLENKQMLYEMIVQPDQFLQSIRRYSNALTTTMVFGWRSPIYRDPKLMQLFDGFAEFAEINQTGIAALLDSFPVLRKLPDFLLPVQRKAKELHKKEKDLYMSHWLKAKQDIADGSIKPCFCVGLAEAQEKEKFDDAQAAYISGTLLEAGSDTTSSTLYAFVQAMLLYPEIQRKAQDEIDKVVGKRMPTMDDEQSLQYVRACMKETLRWMPTTILGAVPHAVTQDDTYNGYLIPKGAGVLNNVWGIHMDPERHPNPRQFNPDRYRDDFQSLADAAANPDASKRDQFTFGAGRRICPGIHVAERSLFLGISRILWAFNIKPTVDKNGKPVLPDPDKLTQGFVCMPEEFPARIIPRSEEKKAQVIESWKKAEKDVLDPETKQWR; from the exons ATGCTGACCGTACAATTATTTTGGGTCGCTCTCGCTGCGATCTTCGTACGTCTGCTGTTCACTGGTAGAAGACCCAAGAATTATCCACCTGGACCTCCTACACTGCCGATCCTTGGAAACATTCACTTG ATGCCCACAAAAGATGCCCATCTGCAATTCCGTAAGTGGGCAGACGAGTATGGGCCTGTTTATAGTCTCATTCTGGGCACTAAGCCTTTCATTGTCTTGTCAAGCGCCCAAGCTGTCAAGGATCTGCTCGATAAGAAGAGTGCACTCTACTCTGACCGACAAGAAATGTACGTTGGGCAGATTCTTGGCAGCGGTGGTCTCAGACTTCTGATGATG GGATATGGACCAACATGGAGATCA TTCCGCAAACTGGTACACTCGCTGCTCAACGTCACCACAGCCAGGAGCTACGTGCCCTACCAAGACCTCGAGAACAAGCAAATGCTATATGAGATGATCGTTCAACCCGATCAATTCCTCCAGAGTATTCGACGATACTCCAACGCACTCACAACAACCATGGTATTTGGCTGGCGCTCGCCTATCTATCGAGACCCCAAGCTCATGCAGCTCTTCGACGGCTTTGCTGAGTTTGCCGAGATCAATCAAACCGGTATCGCTGCCCTCCTTGACTCGTTCCCCGTACTTAGGAAGCTGCCTGACTTTCTCTTGCCCGTGCAGAGGAAAGCCAAGGAGCTTcataagaaggaaaaggatcTCTACATGAGTCATTGGCTTAAGGCGAAGCAGGACATCGCAGATGGCTCTATTAAGCCATGTTTCTGTGTTGGATTAGCCGAAGCgcaagagaaggaaaagttTGATGATGCGCAAGCTGCTTATATCTCTGGGACTCTCCTTGAAGCGGGTTCAGACACAACATCTAGCACCCTGTATGCCTTTGTGCAGGCAATGCTTCTTTATCCTGAGATCCAGCGAAAGGCTCAGGACGAAATCGACAAAGTAGTTGGTAAGCGCATGCCAACTATGGATGACGAGCAGAGCCTTCAGTATGTCCGCGCATGCATGAAAGAGACATTGCGATGGATGCCGACAACCATCCTCGGTGCTGTTCCTCATGCTGTCACGCAGGACGATACATACAACGGATATCTTATCCCCAAGGGCGCAGGTGTTCTCAACAATGTCTGGGGTATTCATATGGATCCTGAGCGTCATCCCAACCCTCGCCAGTTCAACCCTGACAGGTACCGGGATGACTTCCAGAGCTTGGCAGACGCCGCAGCCAACCCAGACGCGTCAAAACGGGATCAGTTCACTTTTGGCGCAGGCCGTCGTATTTGCCCTGGAATTCACGTTGCCGAACGAAGCTTATTCCTGGGCATTTCACGGATCCTATGGGCATTTAATATTAAGCCTACTGTGGATAAGAACGGCAAGCCCGTTTTGCCAGATCCAGATAAGCTGACTCAAGGCTTCGTATGCATGCCCGAGGAATTTCCAGCTAGAATCATTCCAAGGTCTGAGGAAAAGAAGGCTCAGGTGATCGAGAGttggaagaaggctgagaaagATGTCCTGGATCCTGAGACGAAGCAGTGGCGTTAG